Proteins encoded by one window of Salvia splendens isolate huo1 chromosome 5, SspV2, whole genome shotgun sequence:
- the LOC121804923 gene encoding FCS-Like Zinc finger 8-like, with protein MADYSSLQSPKEYYRQPISSIFTSPRLFTSFVSKGSLETESLTSPTSIMDTKPFCALRNPFKSETNSPKPECKNHWDKLESRGVSLGLIDALIDENSQSNLSKHDSRMVLFGSQLRIHVPPLPPSVASPTDSPKSPCDFGIKTRHSHVGLPSPSANLRRSPFGSMNSGGFSSLSASEMELSEDYTCVISYGPNPKTTHIFDDCILESCCGVVKFSESRKDNGQFSMNQSMSYPSESFLSFCYSCKKNLGQGKDIYMYRGEKAFCSSECRCKEMMLEEEEGSETSDSDHHMYGTSS; from the exons ATGGCAGATTACTCCTCTCTGCAATCCCCAAAGGAGTATTACAGACAGCCCATTTCCTCAATTTTCACTTCACCTAGGTTGTTCACTAGTTTTGTGTCAAAGGGCTCTCTTGAAACTGAGTCTTTAACCAGCCCTACTTCAATCATGGATACCAAACCGTTTTGTGCTCTGAGAAACCCCTTTAAGTCTGAAACAAACTCCCCCAAACCAGAATGCAAGAACCATTGGGATAAATTGGAGTCGAGAGGGGTTAGCCTTGGCCTTATAGATGCACTGATTGATGAGAACTCGCAGTCGAATCTGTCAAAGCACGACAGCCGGATGGTCCTCTTTGGATCACAGTTGAGGATCCATGTCCCTCCCCTGCCTCCCTCTGTAGCTTCCCCAACCGATTCCCCCAAATCCCCCTGTGATTTTGGCATCAAAACTAGGCACTCTCATGTGGGCTTGCCGTCACCCTCGGCTAATCTGAGGAGATCCCCCTTTGGCTCGATGAATTCGGGTGGTTTTAGTAGTCTCTCTGCTAGTGAGATGGAGCTCTCAGAGGACTACACATGTGTGATATCTTATGGCCCAAATCCAAAAACTACACACATATTTGATGATTGCATTCTTGAGAGCTGTTGTGGGGTTGTCAAGTTCTCTGAATCAAGAAAGGACAATGGCCAGTTTTCGATGAATCAGTCGATGAGTTACCCCTCTGAGAGTTTCCTTAGCTTCTGCTATAGCTGCAAGAAGAATCTTGGACAAGGGAAGGATATTTACATGTACAG GGGTGAGAAGGCATTCTGCAGCAGCGAATGCCGGTGCAAGGAGATGATGctcgaggaggaggaggggtcGGAAACTTCTGATTCCGACCACCACATGTATGGTACTTCCTCGTGA
- the LOC121803441 gene encoding non-specific lipid transfer protein GPI-anchored 5-like: protein MAKLQFQMISIIVVAFVALAAAQSDDCTNVVVSMSPCLNYGNSSAAPTAACCTQLNTVAHSRPQCLCQVFNGGGLTVDQSQAQALPTACNVQTPHLSNCKGGGSSSPGNGSSDASATSFGFNRFFFILLVFATYTYTF, encoded by the exons ATGGCAAAGCTACAATTCCAAATGATTTCAATTATCGTCGTCGCATTCGTCGCCCTTGCGGCGGCGCAATCCGACGATTGCACGAATGTGGTGGTGAGCATGTCTCCGTGCCTCAACTACGGCAACTCCTCCGCTGCCCCGACGGCGGCATGCTGCACGCAGCTGAACACCGTGGCCCACTCCCGACCACAGTGCTTATGTCAAGTATTTAACGGCGGAGGATTAACCGTTGACCAGAGTCAAGCTCAAGCCCTCCCAACGGCTTGTAATGTCCAAACTCCCCATCTCAGCAACTGCAAAG GGGGTGGATCATCATCACCTGGAAATGGCTCCTCCGATGCAAGTGCAACCTCCTTTGGATTTAATcgattcttttttattttgcttGTTTTTGCTACATATACATACACATTTTGA
- the LOC121803375 gene encoding non-specific lipid transfer protein GPI-anchored 21-like isoform X1 encodes MEIMNLFIPLATSMIILASLSPYTAAQSNTNTNTNAICTGPMLRSFGSCLGFLAGGSGGSSSPTSACCNSLRDLMRNGQDCLCLIVTGGVPFEIPINRSLAISLPKACKQSGVPIECKATASPVPAPEPRNSNPGAPNTNPGLSPPSIPQVPFIPQPLTPPSSGGSGGGTGDGDDGMTQPETPQGDLVPTLTPPEMRPTLSAAQPASSVIPSILGVTMGVFLVFFH; translated from the exons ATGGAAATCATGAATCTATTTATCCCTCTAGCAACCTCTATGATCATCCTAGCCTCCCTAAGCCCATACACAGCGGCGCAgtcgaacacgaacacgaacacgaatgCCATATGCACGGGGCCGATGCTGCGAAGCTTCGGGTCTTGCTTAGGCTTCCTGGCTGGTGGGTCAGGCGGTTCGTCATCACCGACTTCAGCCTGCTGCAACTCATTGAGAGACCTCATGAGAAACGGCCAAGATTGCTTGTGCCTCATCGTTACCGGAGGTGTACCTTTCGAAATTCCCATCAATCGATCTTTGGCTATCTCCCTTCCTAAAGCATGCAAGCAATCCGGTGTCCCAATTGAATGCAAAG CCACGGCTAGCCCTGTTCCAGCTCCAG AACCAAGGAATTCAAACCCCGGTGCACCAAATACAAATCCTGGATTATCTCCTCCCTCAATTCCTCAAG TTCCGTTTATTCCTCAGCCCTTGACACCACCTTCTTCCGGCGGGAGCGGTGGCGGTACTGGTGACGGTGACGATGGCATGACGCAGCCTGAGACGCCGCAAGGTGACCTAGTCCCGACGCTTACGCCGCCGGAAATGCGGCCGACATTGTCGGCTGCACAGCCAGCTTCGAGTGTTATTCCATCTATTCTTGGAGTGACGATGGGCGTCTTTCTTGTCTTCTTTCATTGA
- the LOC121803375 gene encoding non-specific lipid transfer protein GPI-anchored 20-like isoform X2: MEIMNLFIPLATSMIILASLSPYTAAQSNTNTNTNAICTGPMLRSFGSCLGFLAGGSGGSSSPTSACCNSLRDLMRNGQDCLCLIVTGGVPFEIPINRSLAISLPKACKQSGVPIECKEPRNSNPGAPNTNPGLSPPSIPQVPFIPQPLTPPSSGGSGGGTGDGDDGMTQPETPQGDLVPTLTPPEMRPTLSAAQPASSVIPSILGVTMGVFLVFFH; this comes from the exons ATGGAAATCATGAATCTATTTATCCCTCTAGCAACCTCTATGATCATCCTAGCCTCCCTAAGCCCATACACAGCGGCGCAgtcgaacacgaacacgaacacgaatgCCATATGCACGGGGCCGATGCTGCGAAGCTTCGGGTCTTGCTTAGGCTTCCTGGCTGGTGGGTCAGGCGGTTCGTCATCACCGACTTCAGCCTGCTGCAACTCATTGAGAGACCTCATGAGAAACGGCCAAGATTGCTTGTGCCTCATCGTTACCGGAGGTGTACCTTTCGAAATTCCCATCAATCGATCTTTGGCTATCTCCCTTCCTAAAGCATGCAAGCAATCCGGTGTCCCAATTGAATGCAAAG AACCAAGGAATTCAAACCCCGGTGCACCAAATACAAATCCTGGATTATCTCCTCCCTCAATTCCTCAAG TTCCGTTTATTCCTCAGCCCTTGACACCACCTTCTTCCGGCGGGAGCGGTGGCGGTACTGGTGACGGTGACGATGGCATGACGCAGCCTGAGACGCCGCAAGGTGACCTAGTCCCGACGCTTACGCCGCCGGAAATGCGGCCGACATTGTCGGCTGCACAGCCAGCTTCGAGTGTTATTCCATCTATTCTTGGAGTGACGATGGGCGTCTTTCTTGTCTTCTTTCATTGA
- the LOC121804351 gene encoding type IV inositol polyphosphate 5-phosphatase 6-like isoform X2 produces the protein MKYENGRQSKLSWSKKLVRKWFNIKCKDEEFQADEEAVYGGGEMEWRSCFSEREPSTIKKSKTDSAKNMERSFSRSNSRSRRGRGYLDHPQVLNIQNHSVFVSTWNVGGKAPRSNMNLDDWLHSSPSADVYVLGFQEIVPLNAGNILGAEDNGPAKKWLALIKRTLDNAPGTSGVGGCYTPSPIPDPVAEWNADFEGSSRNKASTFLPRRSFQTPPQRWNMENDMSIPQPPHDRRLSVCDRVIFGHRQSDFGGNARWGCRPSDCSSSQRTSDFSCGPRPSDYSSSRRPSDYSSSRRPSDFDDYLTGDSPSMVLQSRACAPAEDSYTEPGRSRYSLVASKQMVGIFLTVWVKSEMKEHVRNIKISSVGRGLMGYLGNKGSISISMMLHQTSLCFVCSHLTSGEKEGDELRRNADVMEILRKTRFPRVNSINDEKSPETILEHEFILEYSRIIWLGDLNYRIALPYRSAKALVEMQNWRALLEKDQLRIEQRQGRVFDGWKEGKIYFPPTYKYSHNSDRYAGDDMHPKEKRRTPAWCDRILWYGGGLQQLSYARGESRFSDHRPVSSVFCAEIELVPNRFRRSASCSSSRIQAEELLPYTDSYTELCFF, from the exons ATGAAGTATGAAAATGGCAGACAGAgcaag CTCTCTTGGTCAAAGAAACTGGTTAGGAAATGGTTCAATATTAAGTGCAAAGATGAGGAATTTCAGGCTGATGAAGAAGCTGTTTATGGAG GGGGTGAAATGGAGTGGAGGAGTTGCTTCTCTGAAAGGGAGCCATCTACAATCAAGAAAAGTAAAACAG ATTCAGCGAAGAACATGGAGCGTTCCTTTTCACGTTCAAATTCGCGATCCAGGCGAGGGAGAGGCTATCTTGATCACCCCCAGGTTTTAAACATCCAAAACCACAG TGTCTTTGTGTCAACGTGGAATGTGGGAGGAAAAGCACCTAGGAGCAACATGAACTTAGATGATTGGCTACACTCATCTCCTTCTGCGGATGTATATGTTCTTGG TTTTCAAGAAATAGTTCCTTTGAATGCTGGCAACATTCTTGGAGCAGAGGACAACGGCCCTGCTAAGAAGTGGCTCGCCCTAATCAAACGAACACTTGACAATGCTCCGGGCACTAGTGGAGTTGGGGGGTGCTACACACCATCTCCGATCCCTGATCCAGTCGCTGAGTGGAATGCAGATTTCGAGGGATCATCCAGGAACAAAGCCTCCACCTTCTTGCCACGCCGGTCGTTCCAAACGCCACCACAGCGCTGGAACATGGAGAATGACATGTCAATCCCACAACCTCCCCATGATAGGCGACTCAGTGTGTGCGACCGTGTGATTTTTGGTCACAGGCAGAGTGACTTTGGTGGGAATGCGAGATGGGGTTGTAGACCTAGTGACTGCTCGTCTAGCCAGAGGACGAGCGACTTCTCTTGTGGCCCTCGTCCCAGTGACTACTCCTCCAGCAGACGACCTAGTGACTACTCATCCAGCAGAAGGCCTAGTGACTTTGACGATTATCTGACTGGTGACTCGCCTAGTATGGTCTTACAGTCCAGAGCTTGTGCCCCTGCAGAAGATTCTTACACAGAGCCGGGAAGATCGAGATACTCTTTGGTTGCAAGTAAACAAATGGTTGGCATCTTTCTCACTGTCTGGGTTAAAAGTGAGATGAAGGAACATGTGAGAAACATAAAGATTTCATCTGTTGGAAGAGGATTAATGGGCTATCTTGGTAATAAG GGTTCCATTTCAATCAGCATGATGTTGCACCAGACCAGCCTTTGCTTCGTGTGCAGTCACTTGACATCCGGTGAGAAGGAAGGAGATGAGCTCCGTAGAAATGCTGATGTCATGGAGATCCTAAGGAAGACACGGTTCCCACGTGTCAACTCCATCAACGATGAAAAATCACCCGAGACAATCCTTGAACACGA ATTTATTCTTGAATACAGTCGAATAATTTGGCTTGGAGATCTGAACTATCGAATAGCTCTGCCCTACCGATCTGCCAAAGCACTCGTTGAAATGCAAAACTGGAGAGCATTGTTAGAAAAAGACCAA CTCCGGATAGAACAGAGACAAGGACGAGTATTTGATGGATGGAAAGAAGGGAAGATCTACTTCCCTCCAACGTATAAATACTCGCACAATTCAGACAGATACGCCGGCGATGATATGCACCCAAAGGAGAAAAGACGAACTCCCGCATG GTGTGACAGGATCTTGTGGTACGGAGGTGGTCTTCAGCAGTTATCCTATGCACGAGGCGAATCCAGATTCTCAGATCATAGACCAGTCTCTAGCGTTTTCTGTGCTGAGATCGAGCTAGTCCCCAACCGGTTCAGGAGAAGCGCAAGCTGCTCGAGCTCCAGAATACAGGCCGAGGAGCTGTTACCCTACACAGATAGTTACACCGAACTCTGCTTCTTTTGA
- the LOC121804351 gene encoding type IV inositol polyphosphate 5-phosphatase 6-like isoform X1, translating to MKYENGRQSKLSWSKKLVRKWFNIKCKDEEFQADEEAVYGGGEMEWRSCFSEREPSTIKKSKTEDSAKNMERSFSRSNSRSRRGRGYLDHPQVLNIQNHSVFVSTWNVGGKAPRSNMNLDDWLHSSPSADVYVLGFQEIVPLNAGNILGAEDNGPAKKWLALIKRTLDNAPGTSGVGGCYTPSPIPDPVAEWNADFEGSSRNKASTFLPRRSFQTPPQRWNMENDMSIPQPPHDRRLSVCDRVIFGHRQSDFGGNARWGCRPSDCSSSQRTSDFSCGPRPSDYSSSRRPSDYSSSRRPSDFDDYLTGDSPSMVLQSRACAPAEDSYTEPGRSRYSLVASKQMVGIFLTVWVKSEMKEHVRNIKISSVGRGLMGYLGNKGSISISMMLHQTSLCFVCSHLTSGEKEGDELRRNADVMEILRKTRFPRVNSINDEKSPETILEHEFILEYSRIIWLGDLNYRIALPYRSAKALVEMQNWRALLEKDQLRIEQRQGRVFDGWKEGKIYFPPTYKYSHNSDRYAGDDMHPKEKRRTPAWCDRILWYGGGLQQLSYARGESRFSDHRPVSSVFCAEIELVPNRFRRSASCSSSRIQAEELLPYTDSYTELCFF from the exons ATGAAGTATGAAAATGGCAGACAGAgcaag CTCTCTTGGTCAAAGAAACTGGTTAGGAAATGGTTCAATATTAAGTGCAAAGATGAGGAATTTCAGGCTGATGAAGAAGCTGTTTATGGAG GGGGTGAAATGGAGTGGAGGAGTTGCTTCTCTGAAAGGGAGCCATCTACAATCAAGAAAAGTAAAACAG AAGATTCAGCGAAGAACATGGAGCGTTCCTTTTCACGTTCAAATTCGCGATCCAGGCGAGGGAGAGGCTATCTTGATCACCCCCAGGTTTTAAACATCCAAAACCACAG TGTCTTTGTGTCAACGTGGAATGTGGGAGGAAAAGCACCTAGGAGCAACATGAACTTAGATGATTGGCTACACTCATCTCCTTCTGCGGATGTATATGTTCTTGG TTTTCAAGAAATAGTTCCTTTGAATGCTGGCAACATTCTTGGAGCAGAGGACAACGGCCCTGCTAAGAAGTGGCTCGCCCTAATCAAACGAACACTTGACAATGCTCCGGGCACTAGTGGAGTTGGGGGGTGCTACACACCATCTCCGATCCCTGATCCAGTCGCTGAGTGGAATGCAGATTTCGAGGGATCATCCAGGAACAAAGCCTCCACCTTCTTGCCACGCCGGTCGTTCCAAACGCCACCACAGCGCTGGAACATGGAGAATGACATGTCAATCCCACAACCTCCCCATGATAGGCGACTCAGTGTGTGCGACCGTGTGATTTTTGGTCACAGGCAGAGTGACTTTGGTGGGAATGCGAGATGGGGTTGTAGACCTAGTGACTGCTCGTCTAGCCAGAGGACGAGCGACTTCTCTTGTGGCCCTCGTCCCAGTGACTACTCCTCCAGCAGACGACCTAGTGACTACTCATCCAGCAGAAGGCCTAGTGACTTTGACGATTATCTGACTGGTGACTCGCCTAGTATGGTCTTACAGTCCAGAGCTTGTGCCCCTGCAGAAGATTCTTACACAGAGCCGGGAAGATCGAGATACTCTTTGGTTGCAAGTAAACAAATGGTTGGCATCTTTCTCACTGTCTGGGTTAAAAGTGAGATGAAGGAACATGTGAGAAACATAAAGATTTCATCTGTTGGAAGAGGATTAATGGGCTATCTTGGTAATAAG GGTTCCATTTCAATCAGCATGATGTTGCACCAGACCAGCCTTTGCTTCGTGTGCAGTCACTTGACATCCGGTGAGAAGGAAGGAGATGAGCTCCGTAGAAATGCTGATGTCATGGAGATCCTAAGGAAGACACGGTTCCCACGTGTCAACTCCATCAACGATGAAAAATCACCCGAGACAATCCTTGAACACGA ATTTATTCTTGAATACAGTCGAATAATTTGGCTTGGAGATCTGAACTATCGAATAGCTCTGCCCTACCGATCTGCCAAAGCACTCGTTGAAATGCAAAACTGGAGAGCATTGTTAGAAAAAGACCAA CTCCGGATAGAACAGAGACAAGGACGAGTATTTGATGGATGGAAAGAAGGGAAGATCTACTTCCCTCCAACGTATAAATACTCGCACAATTCAGACAGATACGCCGGCGATGATATGCACCCAAAGGAGAAAAGACGAACTCCCGCATG GTGTGACAGGATCTTGTGGTACGGAGGTGGTCTTCAGCAGTTATCCTATGCACGAGGCGAATCCAGATTCTCAGATCATAGACCAGTCTCTAGCGTTTTCTGTGCTGAGATCGAGCTAGTCCCCAACCGGTTCAGGAGAAGCGCAAGCTGCTCGAGCTCCAGAATACAGGCCGAGGAGCTGTTACCCTACACAGATAGTTACACCGAACTCTGCTTCTTTTGA
- the LOC121804351 gene encoding type IV inositol polyphosphate 5-phosphatase 6-like isoform X3 has product MKYENGRQSKLSWSKKLVRKWFNIKCKDEEFQADEEAVYGGGEMEWRSCFSEREPSTIKKSKTEDSAKNMERSFSRSNSRSRRGRGYLDHPQVLNIQNHSVFVSTWNVGGKAPRSNMNLDDWLHSSPSADVYVLGFQEIVPLNAGNILGAEDNGPAKKWLALIKRTLDNAPGTSGVGGCYTPSPIPDPVAEWNADFEGSSRNKASTFLPRRSFQTPPQRWNMENDMSIPQPPHDRRLSVCDRVIFGHRQSDFGGNARWGCRPSDCSSSQRTSDFSCGPRPSDYSSSRRPSDYSSSRRPSDFDDYLTGDSPSMVLQSRACAPAEDSYTEPGRSRYSLVASKQMVGIFLTVWVKSEMKEHVRNIKISSVGRGLMGYLGNKGSISISMMLHQTSLCFVCSHLTSGEKEGDELRRNADVMEILRKTRFPRVNSINDEKSPETILEHDRIIWLGDLNYRIALPYRSAKALVEMQNWRALLEKDQLRIEQRQGRVFDGWKEGKIYFPPTYKYSHNSDRYAGDDMHPKEKRRTPAWCDRILWYGGGLQQLSYARGESRFSDHRPVSSVFCAEIELVPNRFRRSASCSSSRIQAEELLPYTDSYTELCFF; this is encoded by the exons ATGAAGTATGAAAATGGCAGACAGAgcaag CTCTCTTGGTCAAAGAAACTGGTTAGGAAATGGTTCAATATTAAGTGCAAAGATGAGGAATTTCAGGCTGATGAAGAAGCTGTTTATGGAG GGGGTGAAATGGAGTGGAGGAGTTGCTTCTCTGAAAGGGAGCCATCTACAATCAAGAAAAGTAAAACAG AAGATTCAGCGAAGAACATGGAGCGTTCCTTTTCACGTTCAAATTCGCGATCCAGGCGAGGGAGAGGCTATCTTGATCACCCCCAGGTTTTAAACATCCAAAACCACAG TGTCTTTGTGTCAACGTGGAATGTGGGAGGAAAAGCACCTAGGAGCAACATGAACTTAGATGATTGGCTACACTCATCTCCTTCTGCGGATGTATATGTTCTTGG TTTTCAAGAAATAGTTCCTTTGAATGCTGGCAACATTCTTGGAGCAGAGGACAACGGCCCTGCTAAGAAGTGGCTCGCCCTAATCAAACGAACACTTGACAATGCTCCGGGCACTAGTGGAGTTGGGGGGTGCTACACACCATCTCCGATCCCTGATCCAGTCGCTGAGTGGAATGCAGATTTCGAGGGATCATCCAGGAACAAAGCCTCCACCTTCTTGCCACGCCGGTCGTTCCAAACGCCACCACAGCGCTGGAACATGGAGAATGACATGTCAATCCCACAACCTCCCCATGATAGGCGACTCAGTGTGTGCGACCGTGTGATTTTTGGTCACAGGCAGAGTGACTTTGGTGGGAATGCGAGATGGGGTTGTAGACCTAGTGACTGCTCGTCTAGCCAGAGGACGAGCGACTTCTCTTGTGGCCCTCGTCCCAGTGACTACTCCTCCAGCAGACGACCTAGTGACTACTCATCCAGCAGAAGGCCTAGTGACTTTGACGATTATCTGACTGGTGACTCGCCTAGTATGGTCTTACAGTCCAGAGCTTGTGCCCCTGCAGAAGATTCTTACACAGAGCCGGGAAGATCGAGATACTCTTTGGTTGCAAGTAAACAAATGGTTGGCATCTTTCTCACTGTCTGGGTTAAAAGTGAGATGAAGGAACATGTGAGAAACATAAAGATTTCATCTGTTGGAAGAGGATTAATGGGCTATCTTGGTAATAAG GGTTCCATTTCAATCAGCATGATGTTGCACCAGACCAGCCTTTGCTTCGTGTGCAGTCACTTGACATCCGGTGAGAAGGAAGGAGATGAGCTCCGTAGAAATGCTGATGTCATGGAGATCCTAAGGAAGACACGGTTCCCACGTGTCAACTCCATCAACGATGAAAAATCACCCGAGACAATCCTTGAACACGA TCGAATAATTTGGCTTGGAGATCTGAACTATCGAATAGCTCTGCCCTACCGATCTGCCAAAGCACTCGTTGAAATGCAAAACTGGAGAGCATTGTTAGAAAAAGACCAA CTCCGGATAGAACAGAGACAAGGACGAGTATTTGATGGATGGAAAGAAGGGAAGATCTACTTCCCTCCAACGTATAAATACTCGCACAATTCAGACAGATACGCCGGCGATGATATGCACCCAAAGGAGAAAAGACGAACTCCCGCATG GTGTGACAGGATCTTGTGGTACGGAGGTGGTCTTCAGCAGTTATCCTATGCACGAGGCGAATCCAGATTCTCAGATCATAGACCAGTCTCTAGCGTTTTCTGTGCTGAGATCGAGCTAGTCCCCAACCGGTTCAGGAGAAGCGCAAGCTGCTCGAGCTCCAGAATACAGGCCGAGGAGCTGTTACCCTACACAGATAGTTACACCGAACTCTGCTTCTTTTGA